The sequence below is a genomic window from Sinorhizobium terangae.
CCGGAGCAGGACTTCTTCAGCGATGGGCTCACCGAGGACATCACCACCGCGCTATCCAAGCTCAAGGGCTTCTTCGTGATCGCCCGCAACACGATGTTCACCTACAAGGGAAAGGCCGTGGATGTGCGCGCCATCGGGCGCGAACTCGGGATCCGCTATGTTCTCGAGGGGAGTGTCCGTAAGTCCGGCAACCGCGTGAGGGTGACCGCGCAGCTCATCGATGCGGCCTCCGAAGCCCATCTCTGGGCCGAGAGGTACGACGGCGACCTCGGCGACATCTTCGTCATTCAGGACGAAATCACCGCAAGCGTCGTCGGCCGCATCGGGCCGGAACTCCTGGCGGCAGAGCATGCCCGCGAAAGCCCCAAGCCGCATCATGGCCTTGATGCCTGGGAATGTGTCGTGCGGGCGGTGTTCCTGTGTTCCCAGTTGTCTGAGGAGAGCAGCCGGAAGATGCTCCCCCTGCTCGATCGGGCAATCGGACTGGCTCCCGATTATGCCCAGGCGCTCGCCATGAAAGGTTGGATTACGGTGTGGCGCGCGTTCCAGGGGTGGGAGGACATGGGATACGCCCTGGCCCTTGCCAGGGATATCGTGCAACAAGCCATTGCCGCGGACGATAAGGAACCGTGGGCTTACCTTGCGCAGGCGATGATAGCCTTTGCGACGCGTGACAATGTCCTGGCGATGGCAGCGATCAGCCAGGCTGTCGCGATCAACCCCAACTCCGCGTTTGCACACGGCCAGTTGGGACTTGCGCATGCCAACGGGGGCCGCGCGGCGGACGCCATTCCTTGCATCGACTACGCCCTCAGACTGAGCCCGCGCGAGGCTTTTCTCGGCGACTTTCAGTTCTACTACGCCATGGCTTACTTCCAGGGCGCGAATTACGAGCTTGGATTGAGTTATGCACGGGAGGCGCATCGCTTGCGGTCCGGCCACGCGGTTCCGCTGGTCATCGGCACGGCCTGTGCCGGACTTCTGGACAATCAGGAGGCTGCCACGGACTTGCTCGGACGGCTCAAGTCGCTAGTCCCTGACATCTCACGGGACGCGGTCGGAGCAACATCTTCTTTCGTCCGCGCCGAGGATCGGGCGCGCCTGATCGACGGACTTGCCCGTGCCGGCCTGAATTGACGGGTTGGATTGACCTCGGAGAACCGATCGCTTACCGGTGAGGAGCGTTCCTGGCAGCATGTCGCGACGACTTTCGGAATTGTGCTGCGTGGAAGCCAATCTCGCGGC
It includes:
- a CDS encoding adenylate/guanylate cyclase domain-containing protein — protein: MATARAERRLAAILAADVVGYSRLLEHDEAGTLWALKVLRRDVIDPLLAEHQGRIVKLMGDGVLVQFGSVVDAVACAVAIQKGVAENQADIPTERRIIFRIGVNLGDVIHEVDGDLYGDGVNIAARLQTLADPGGVCISGTAYDHLQGKLDCNYEYLGERALKNMERPVRLYRPLLEESTARPASPPRPSLPDRPSIAVLPFNAMSADPEQDFFSDGLTEDITTALSKLKGFFVIARNTMFTYKGKAVDVRAIGRELGIRYVLEGSVRKSGNRVRVTAQLIDAASEAHLWAERYDGDLGDIFVIQDEITASVVGRIGPELLAAEHARESPKPHHGLDAWECVVRAVFLCSQLSEESSRKMLPLLDRAIGLAPDYAQALAMKGWITVWRAFQGWEDMGYALALARDIVQQAIAADDKEPWAYLAQAMIAFATRDNVLAMAAISQAVAINPNSAFAHGQLGLAHANGGRAADAIPCIDYALRLSPREAFLGDFQFYYAMAYFQGANYELGLSYAREAHRLRSGHAVPLVIGTACAGLLDNQEAATDLLGRLKSLVPDISRDAVGATSSFVRAEDRARLIDGLARAGLN